The Equus quagga isolate Etosha38 chromosome 10, UCLA_HA_Equagga_1.0, whole genome shotgun sequence genome includes a region encoding these proteins:
- the LOC124246153 gene encoding LOW QUALITY PROTEIN: PR domain zinc finger protein 5-like (The sequence of the model RefSeq protein was modified relative to this genomic sequence to represent the inferred CDS: inserted 3 bases in 2 codons), whose amino-acid sequence MLGMYVPDKFSLKSSRVQDGMGLYRAPRVTKAEKFGLFAGEKRMPEDLDENMDYRLMWEVRGSKGEVLYILDATNPQHSNWLCFVHEAPSQEQKNLAAIQXGENIFYLAIEDIETDTELLIGYLDSDMEADEEEQQIMTMINEGEVKHSKGQSTAGRKDHFGCKEDYACPQCESSFTSEEILAEHLQTLHQKPTEEKKFKCKNCGKKFPVKQALQRHFEQHQETCRGDARFVCKANSCGKRLKSKDALRRHQENVHTGDPKKKLICSVCNKKCSSASSLQEHRKIHEIFDYQECMKKFISANQLKRHMITHSEKRPYNCEICNKSFKRLDQVGAHKIIHSEDKPYKCKLCGKGFAHRNVYKNHKKTHSEERPFHSSEECKALFRTPFSLQRHLLVHNSERTFKCHHCDATFKRKDTLNVHVQVVHERHKKYRCELCNKAFVTPSMLRRHKKTHTGEKEKIXDCGQKFVSSGTLRVHIRSHTGERPYQCPYCEKGFSRNDRLKMHIHTHTREKPYKCSECSRAFSQKRGLDEHKRTHTREKPFQYDICDLAFSLKKMLIRHKMTHNPNCPLAECQFCHKKFTRNDYLKVHVDNIHGEADS is encoded by the exons ATGCTGGGCATGTACGTGCCGGACAAGTTCTCCCTAAAGTCGTCCCGCGTGCAGGACGGCATGGGGCTCTACAGGGCCCCCAGAGTGACAAAG GCTGAAAAGTTTGGACTGTTtgctggagagaagagaatgccTGAAGATTTGGATGAAAATATGGATTACAGGTTGATGTGGGAGGTTCGTGGGAGTAAGGGAGAAGTTCTGTACATTTTGGATGCTACCAACCCACAACACTCCAACTGGCTTTGCTTCGTTCACGAGGCACCATCTCAGGAGCAGAAGAACTTGGCTGCCATTc gaggagaaaacattttctatttggcAATTGAAGATATAGAAACAGATACAGAGCTTCTGATTGGCTACCTGGACAGCGACATGGAGGCTGACGAGGAAGAACAGCAAATTATGACAATGATCAACGAAGGGGAAGTTAAACATTCTAAAGGACAGTCAACAGCTGGCAGAAAAGATCATTTTGGCTGTAAAGAGGACTATGCCTGTCCCCAGTGTGAATCGAGTTTTACCAGTGAGGAAATTCTTGCTGAGCATCTTCAGACATTGCACCAGAAacccacagaggagaaaaaatttaaGTGCAAGAACTGTGGGAAGAAATTTCCAGTTAAGCAGGCTTTGCAAAGACATTTTGAGCAGCATCAGGAGACTTGCCGGGGTGATGCCAGGTTTGTGTGCAAGGCCAACAGTTGTGGAAAGAGGCTGAAGAGCAAGGATGCCCTGAGAAGACACCAGGAAAACGTCCATACTGGAGATCCTAAGAAAAAGCTCATATGTTCAGTGTGCAATAAAAAGTGTTCCTCAGCATCAAGCCTACAGGAACATAGAAAGATTCATGAGATATTTGATTATCAAGAATGTatgaagaaatttatttcagCTAATCAGCTAAAACGTCATATGATCACCCACTCAGAAAAACGACCCTATAATTGTGAGATTTGTAATAAATCTTTCAAGAGGCTTGATCAAGTGGGTGCCCACAAAATAATACACAGTGAAGATAAACCTTACAAATGCAAGCTTTGTGGAAAGGGATTTGCCCACAGAAATGTTTACAAGAATCACAAGAAGACCCACTCTGAAGAGAGACCATTCCACTCTTCTGAGGAGTGTAAGGCTCTGTTCCGGACCCCATTTTCTCTGCAGAGACACCTGCTCGTACATAACAGTGAGAGAACTTTCAAGTGTCATCACTGTGATGCtacctttaaaaggaaggatACGTTGAATGTTCATGTCCAGGTGGTCCATGAAAGACACAAGAAATACAGATGTGAGCTGTGCAATAAGGCGTTTGTTACACCTTCCATGCTTAGACGTCATAAGAAAACACAtacaggagaaaaggagaaaat gGATTGTGGCCAGAAATTTGTCAGCAGTGGGACCCTGAGAGTTCATATCCGTAGCCACACAGGTGAGCGTCCCTATCAATGCCCTTACTGTGAAAAAGGATTCAGTAGAAATGACAGACTGAAGATGCACATTCATACTCACACCAGGGAGAAGCCATACAAGTGCTCAGAGTGCAGCAGGGCCTTCAGCCAGAAGCGAGGCCTGGATGAGCACAAGAGGACTCACACCAGAGAAAAGCCTTTCCAATATGATATTTGTGACTTGGCTTTTAGCTTGAAGAAAATGCTGATCCGACACAAGATGACTCATAATCCCAATTGTCCGCTGGCAGAATGCCAGTTTTGCCATAAGAAGTTTACAAGGAATGACTACCTCAAAGTGCACGTGGACAATATCCATGGCGAAGCTGACAGCTAA